In Methanothermobacter sp., the following are encoded in one genomic region:
- a CDS encoding oligosaccharide repeat unit polymerase family protein — MAVKTCRKVEYNLKSMAIFSIITKIFLKIEKTWLDSYIRRAYPTGKFLKFLEKSSILKEHIFAPPLFIVAFSLFMIIAATPISLGLQLNIFIGFLFFLFFSLLTPKLLLKDVKFYLEFDSKDINSIGFTLFIVGIIFFVITIMAVGGLPILKPNLRYALNPKLTIPAFFMIPGIAMMSSHILNKMKKGLINKPAAKFRIITLTLICIIILGLLGYRTPLVSIILIIAIMGYYSDLFEIWEILASFIFVILFIMGIGYIRSIEEYSLNNLSALDFLKIRAAFTLNVLDLLSHLSGLTGALHGKLALSMIPGAGNGPRALIAKLISWRGGVTITPTIFGQMLVDFGTIGVAVGMSIFGFITGVGYRIMKKTGDTFYIMLYSLIMSYFLISVETGILDQTVIGYIIIAAIIYIYNILKFKN; from the coding sequence ATGGCAGTAAAAACCTGCAGAAAGGTCGAATACAACTTAAAAAGTATGGCCATATTCAGTATAATCACGAAAATCTTCTTAAAAATCGAGAAAACGTGGTTAGACAGTTATATCAGGAGAGCATATCCCACCGGCAAATTTCTAAAATTCCTTGAAAAGAGCAGTATACTTAAAGAACACATATTCGCTCCTCCACTGTTCATTGTAGCTTTTTCCCTCTTCATGATAATCGCCGCGACTCCCATTTCATTGGGATTGCAGTTAAACATATTTATTGGTTTTTTATTTTTCCTTTTCTTTTCTCTCTTAACTCCTAAATTACTCCTGAAAGATGTGAAGTTCTACTTGGAATTTGACAGTAAAGACATCAATTCCATTGGGTTTACACTCTTTATAGTGGGCATAATATTCTTTGTTATAACAATCATGGCCGTTGGCGGTCTGCCAATACTAAAACCTAACCTTAGATATGCCCTTAACCCCAAACTCACAATCCCAGCATTCTTTATGATTCCTGGAATAGCCATGATGTCATCTCACATTCTTAATAAAATGAAAAAAGGGCTTATAAACAAACCAGCAGCTAAATTCAGAATTATCACATTGACCCTCATTTGTATTATAATTCTTGGCCTACTTGGTTATAGAACACCACTGGTCTCAATTATCCTAATAATTGCCATCATGGGTTATTACAGTGACTTGTTTGAAATATGGGAAATCCTCGCATCATTCATTTTTGTAATACTTTTCATTATGGGTATAGGTTATATTAGATCAATAGAGGAATACTCACTAAACAATCTCAGCGCATTAGACTTTCTTAAGATACGCGCGGCCTTTACTCTCAATGTTCTTGATTTATTATCCCATCTCTCAGGACTAACGGGTGCTCTTCATGGAAAGTTAGCACTAAGCATGATACCCGGTGCGGGAAACGGGCCAAGGGCCTTAATTGCTAAATTAATTTCCTGGAGAGGCGGTGTAACAATTACCCCAACAATCTTTGGACAGATGCTTGTGGATTTCGGCACAATAGGGGTTGCAGTGGGAATGAGTATATTTGGTTTCATTACTGGAGTTGGATACAGAATAATGAAGAAAACAGGGGATACATTTTACATCATGCTCTACTCACTTATAATGTCTTATTTTCTTATATCCGTTGAAACAGGCATTCTCGATCAGACCGTAATTGGTTACATTATCATTGCAGCCATCATATACATTTATAACATTTTGAAATTTAAAAACTAG